The Kocuria flava nucleotide sequence CGCACCTCGCGCCGGCGCACCCCGGACCGCTCCCGCTCCCGTCCCGTGGCCCCGCCCCACCCCCGCACCCTGGAGAACCTCAAGGCGCACCTCGGGGCGATCTCCACGGCCGCCGTCCGGCGCCTCGAGACCGACCTGCCGTGGTTCGGGCAGCTGCGCGCCGACGAGCGCTCGGAGCTCGGGCTGGTCGCCCAGCGCGGGATCTCCTCCTTCGTCCGGTGGTACGAGGACCCCGAGGAGCCCCTGTGGGTGCTCACCCAGGTGTTCCGCGAGGCCCCCACCGAGCTCACCCGGGCCATCTCCCTCCAGCACGCGCTGCAGCTGCTGCGCATCGTCGTCGACGTCGTCGAGGACAAGGTTCCCGAGCTCGCCAAGCACCACGACGAGACGGCCCTGCGGGAGGCCGTGCTGCGCTACTCGCGGGAGGTGGCCTTCGCCGCCGCCGACGTCTACGCCCGGGCGGCCGAGAACCGCGGCTCCTGGGACGCCCGGCTGGAGTCCCTCGTGGTCGACGGGATCCTGCGCGGCGAGCACTCCGACTCCCTGCGCTCCCGCATCGCCGCCCTGGGCTGGGCCTCGACCGGGCCCGTGACGGTCCTCACGGGCCCCGCCCCCGAGGGCACCGGCCCCACCACGGTCGCCCGGGTGCGCAAGCTCGCGGCCCGGTGGGCGAAGGACTCGCTGGTGTCCATCCAGGACGACCGGCTCGTGCTGATCCTGGGCGGGGTCGAGGAGCGCGAGCAGGCCCTCGAGAAGCTGGCCGCCGCCTTCGGCCCCGGGCCCGTGGTGCACGGGCCCGAGGCCCCGTCGATCTTCGAGGCCGGTGCGGCCGCCCGGCTCGCCCACGCCGCCCTGTCCGTGGCCCCCGCGTGGCCGGCCGCCCCGCGGCCGGTGCCCTCCGAGGACCTGTGGCCGGAACGGGCCATGGCCGGGGACGAGGCGGCCCGCACCGCCATGGTCGAGTCGATCTACCGGCCGCTGACCCGCTCGGCGACGGGGCTCGTCGATACCCTGTCCACGTACGTGGCGGTCGGCCACTCCCTCGAGGCGACGGCACGGGAGCTGTTCGTCCACGCCAACACGGTCCGCTACCGGCTGCGCCGGATCTGCGACCTCACCGGGTGGGACCCGCTGGTCCCCCGGGACGCCTTCGTGCTGCACTGCGCGCTGGTCGCCGGGCGGCTGGCGGACTCGTGCCGGCCGATCGACACCTCCGCGCCCGCCGCCGCGGCCGTCTTGTAGCTTCCCTACAAACGGCGCCCTGCGGCTTGGTGGCCTCCGCGCCACGTCACGGGAGGGCGTTCTTGCCAAGCTGGGACGGTGATCGCCATCGTCTGCCCTGGACAGGGCTCCCAGAAACCCGGATTCCTCACCGACTGGCTCGCGCTCGACGGCGTGCGCGCCCACCTCGGGCGGCTGAGCGAGGCCGCCGGGCTGGACCTCGTCCACTTCGGCACCGAGGCCGACGAGGAGACGATCAAGGACACCGCCGTGGCGCAGCCGCTGATCGTCGCCGCGGGCCTCGTGGCCGGGCGCCTGCTCGCGGACCGGCTCGGCGCCGAGCGCGAGGACCTGGTCTACGCCGGTCACTCGGTCGGGGAGATCACCGCCTCGGCGCTGGCCGGGGCGCTCACGGAGGACGACGCCATGGCGTTCGTCCGCACCCGGGCCACCGCGATGGCCGAGGCCGCCGCGGCCGTGCCCACCGGCATGAGCGCGGTCCTCGGCGGCAAGGAGGACGAGGTCCTCGCCGCGATCGAGGCCGCCGGGCTGACCCCGGCCAACGCCAACGGCGGCGGGCAGGTGGTGGCCGCCGGGACCCTCGAGCAGCTGGCCGCGCTGGCCGAGCACCCGCCGGCCCGCGCCCGGGTGGTGCCGCTGAAGGTCGCCGGGGCCTTCCACACCGAGCACATGGCCCCCGCCCTCGAGCCGCTGCGCGCGCTGGTGGACCGGCTCTCCCCCGCCGACCCGGTGCACCCGCTGTTCTCCAACGCCGACGGCGCCGCCGTGGCCTCGGGCGCCGCGAACCTCGACTCCCTCGTCGCCCAGGTCTGCCGGCCCGTGCGCTGGGACCTGTGCATGGCGGCCCTGCTCGAGCGCGGCGTGGACCAGCTCGTCGAGCTGCCCCCGGCGGGCACGCTCACGGGCCTCGCCAAGCGCGGCATGAAGGGCGTGCCCGCCCTGGCCGTCACCTCGCCGCAGGAGCTGGAGCAGGCACGGAGTATCCTTGCCTGACGTCCACCAGCACACCGGCCCCGCCCCCGGACCGGACCAGCCGAACGCCTGCCGCCCCCCGTGGGGCCGGCCCGCCGCGCCCGGCCGCACGAAGGAGCAACGACACCCGTGGTGACCCTGCAGCAGAACAAGACCAACGCGCACTCGCGCATCCTCGGCCTCGGCGCCTACCGCCCGGACGTGATCGTCACCAACGACGACGTCTGCCAGTGGATCGAGTCCTCCGACGAGTGGATCCAGCAGCGCACCGGCATCCGGACCCGCCACCGGGCACCGGAGGACGTGAGCGTGCTGGACATGTCCGAGCACGCCGCCCGTGAGGCCCTGGCCGCCGCCGGCATCGAGCCGGGCCGGCTGGGGGCCGTGATCGTCTCCTCGATCTCGTTCCCCTACCTGACCCCGTCCGCGGCCGCGGCCCTGGCCCACCGCCTCGGCGCCACCCCGGCCCCGGCCTACGACATCTCGGCGGCCTGCGCCGGGTACTGCTACGGCATCGCCCAGGCGGACGCCCTCGTGCGCTCCGGTGCGGCCGAGCACGTGCTCGTCGTCGGCGTCGAGAAGCTCTCGGACGTCATCGACAACGGTGAGCGCTCGATCTCCTTCCTGCTCGGCGACGGCGCCGGCGCGGCCGTGGTCGGCCCCTCCGACACCCCGGGCATCGGCCCCTCGGTGTGGGGCTCGGACGGGTCGAAGTGGGACGCGATCCGGATGACCCACCCCCTGACGGACATCCGCGCGGTGGAGCAGGGCCGGGAGCGCACGCCCTCCGCGGACCTCGAGGACCCCGCCACGGGCCGGATGCGCGAGGACGCCACCCTGTGGCCGACCCTGCGCCAGGACGGCCAGACGGTGTTCCGCTGGGCCTCGTGGGAGGTCGCGAAGCGGGCGCAGGAGGCCATGGACGTGGCCGGCGTGCAGCCCGAGGACATCGCCGCCTTCGTCCCGCACCAGGCCAACATGCGCATCATCGACCAGATGGCCAAGACCCTGAAGCTGCCGGAGTCCGTCGTGATCGCCCGCGACATCGCCGAGGCCGGCAACACCTCGGCGGCCTCCGTGCCGCTGGCGGCCCACCGGCTCCTCGCCGAGCACCCGGAGCTGTCCGGGAAGCTGGCCCTGCAGATCGGCTTCGGCGCCGGGCTCGTCTACGGCGCGCAGGTCGTCGTCCTGCCCTGATCCGGCACGGGCGCCGCCCGCCGCGGCGGCCCCCGAAGTCGTCGTAGGGTTGGACGGCACACCCGTAGTCCCCCGCCCCGGCCGGGGCGGGACAGATGCACCCGGCACCCGTCCGGGAGCGACCGCGACCGGCTGCCCCGCAGCCGAACAGAAAGGAAGCCACCATGGCGAGCAAAGAAGAGATCCTGACCGGCCTGGCCGAGATCGTCAACGAGGAGACCGGCCTGGAGACCGAGGCCGTGCAGCTCGACAAGTCCTTCACCGAGGACCTCGACATCGACTCGATCTCGATGATGACGATCGTCGTCAACGCCGAGGAGAAGTTCGACGTGACCATCCCCGACGAGGAGGTCAAGAACCTCAAGACCGTCGAGGACGCCGTCAACTTCATCGACAACGCCCAGGCCTGAGCCGCCCGGTCGCCGGGGCGGGCAGGGCCCGCACGGCCCGCCCGCCCCACGACCCCGCACCCCGGGGCTCCCCCGCCGCCGCATCCCCAGGACACGAGGAAGTGCACTCATGACCCGCAAAGTAGTCGTCACCGGCCTCGGTGCCACCACGCCCATCGGCGGAACCGTGCCGGAGGTGTGGCGCGCCGCCACGACCGGCGTCTCGGGCGTCCGCGCCATCGAGCACGACTGGGTGGACACCTACGACCTCGGCGTGCGCATCGCCGCGCCCGTCTCGACGCCCGCGAGCGAGGTCCTCTCCCGGGTCGAGGCCAAGCGCCTGGACCCCTCGGGGCAGCTCTCCGTGATCGCCGCGCGCGAGGCGTGGGCCGATGCGGGGTTCTCCGCCCCCAACGCCGAGGACGCGGACGAGGTCGACCCCGACCGGTTCGCGGTCGCGTTCGGCACCGGCATCGGCGGGGTGTGGACCCTGCTCGACGCCTACGACACCCTCAAGTCACGCGGCGCCCGCCGCGTCATGCCCCTGACCGTGCCGATGCTCATGCCCAACGGCAACGCCGCGGCCGTGGGCATGGACCTGCGGGCCCGTGCCGCGTCCATCACCCCCGTCTCGGCGTGCGCCTCCGGCACCGAGGCCTTCTACCAGGGCATGAACCTCATCCGCTCCGGCAAGGCCGACGTCGTGGTGGTCGGCGGGGCCGAGTCCGCGATCCACCCCGTGACCATCGCGGCGTTCTCGTCGATGCAGGCCCTCTCCCGCCGCAACGACGAGCCCGAGCGCGCCTCGCGGCCCTACGACACCGCCCGCGACGGCTTCGTCATGGGCGAGGGCGCCGGCGCCGTGGTCCTGGAGTCGGAGGAGTTCGCGGCGGCGCGCGGCGCGCGGGTCTACGCCGAGCTCGCCGGCGCCGGGCTGACCTCGGACGCCTTCCACATCACGGCCCCCGACGAGGAGGGCCGCGGCGCCGCCCGGGCGCTGCAGGAAGCCATGACCACCGGGGAGTTCTCCGCGACCGACGTCCGGCACGTCAACGCCCACGCCACCTCGACCCCGAAGGGCGACGCCCCGGAGGCCAACGCCCTGCGGCGGGCCTTCGGCGACGCCGTGGACGCGATGTGCGTCTCGGCGACGAAGTCCATGACCGGGCACATCCTGGGCGGTTCCGGCGCGGTCGAGGCCGTGCTGACCGTGCTGGCGGTCCACCACCGGCTCGCCCCGTGCACGATCAACCTGGAGAACCAGGACCCGGAGATCGACCTCGACGTCGTGACCGAGGCCCGCGAGCTGCCGGCCGGCGACTTCGTGGCCGTCTCCAACTCCTTCGGCTTCGGCGGGCACAACGCCGTGGCGGCGTTCCGCACCGTCTGAGCCCGACCGCACCACCCCGCACGACGACGGGCCGCCCTCGGAGGAGGGCGGCCCGTCGTCGTCGCGCAGCCGGCCCGGCTGCGGTGGGGCGGCCGCTGCGGGGTCCTCGCCGCCGGCCGCACCGGGGGCCGGGTGCCCGCGCCGTCGTCGCCCCGGAGCCCGGCCGCCCCGGAGGTCGGGCGAGGGGACGCCCGCGGTGCGGCCGGGGCCCCGGGGGTGCCGGTCAGCTCACGCGGTGCAGCCAGCGCACGGGGGCGCCCTCGGCGGCGTGGCGGAAGGGCTCCAGCTCCTCGTCCCAGGCCTCCCCCAGCGCGAGCGAGAGCTCGTTGAGCACGAGCAGGGGATTGCCGCCGGCGGTCTCGTAGGCGAAGCGGATGCGGTCCTCGGAGACCACGATGTTGCCGGCGGTGTCCGTGGTGGCGTGGAAGATCCCGAGGTCCGGGGTGAAGGACCACCGGGCGCCGTCGTGGCCCCGGGAGGGGTTCTCGGTCACCTCGAAGCGCAGCCGTCCCATGGTGCGCAGGGCCGAGGCGAGCAGCGCTCCCGTCCCGGCGGGACCGGACCACTCGAGCTCCGCGCGCACGGATCCGGGCTCGGCGTTCTGCGGGGTCCACTCGAGCTCGGTGCGCTGGCGCGCCACCGCCTCCAGTGCCCACTGGATGTGCGGGCACAGGGCCCGCGGCGCGGAGTGCACGTAGAGCACACCGCGCGTGCTGGGTGACGACATGACCTGTTCCTCCGTCGTGTAGGTACGTCTTCCCCAACGCCCTGCACGGAGCTCGCCGACCCGTGGGGCCGGTCGCGCGCGGCGCGCCCGGCCATGCAGTTGTCCGTCGCGTCCGCGGTGCCGTGCGGGGTTCGAGGTCCGCGCGGGTGCGGTCGCTCCGCCGGTCGCCCCGGGTCCCCGCCGCCGGCCCCGGGCTCTCGGGGTCGGGGCCGTGCACCGGGTCGTCGAGGACGATCCTGGGCTCATTCTTTAGCACGTTTCACCGGGGCGTCAACCGTGGCGTGGGCCGCTGCGGCGGCGCGGAGCCGCCGCGGGCGCCGCCTCGGGGCCCGGGCCGCTGCGGCGCCCCTCGCTCAGGCCCGCGGGTGGGCCTGCCGGTAGACCGCACCGAGGCGGTCGACGGAGACGTGCGTGTAGATCTGGGTGGACGCCACCGAGGAGTGGCCGAGCAGCTCCTGGACCGTGCGCAGATCGGCGCCGCCGTCGACGAGGTGGGTCGCGGCGGAGTGGCGCAGCGCGTGCGGTCCGCGCGCCGCCGTGTCCGGGACGGTGCCCAGCTCGCGCTCGACGACGCGGCGGATCTGCCGCACGTCGATCCGGCCGCCGCGGGAACCGAGGAAGAGGGCCGGTCCGCCGCCCGGACCGGCGAGCACCGGCCGGTGCCGCAGCCACAGCTCCAGCGCGTCGTCGGCGGGGGCCCCGAAGGGCACGCTGCGCTGCTTGTCCCCCTTGCCCACGACGGTGAGCACCCGGCGCGCCCGGTCGACGTCGTCGACGTCGGCGCCGGCGAGCTCGGCGACCCGGGCGCCGGTCGCGTAGAGCAGCTCCAGCAGGGCGCGGTCGCGGGCGGCCAGCGCGGCCCCGCGGGCGTCCTCGCCCCCGGCGCGGGCTCGGTCGGCGAGGTCGTCGAGCAGCGCCCGCACGGCGTCGGCGGGCACGACGTCGGGCAGGTGCCGGCCCCGCTTCGGCGCGACGAGGCGCAGGCTGGGGTCCGTGCCGATCAGTCCGGTGGCCGCGGCCCAGCCGAAGAAGCCGCGGACGGACGCCGTCCAGCGGGCCATCGACGACCGTCCGGCCCCCTCGGCGTGGCGGGCCGCGAGCCAGGCCCGCAGCATGTCCAGCTCCACGGCGGCGGGCGAGGCGACGCGGTGGTGGGCGTGCAGCCAGGCGAACAGGGACCGCACGTCGGCGGTGTAGGCCCGCACCGTGCGCGGGCTGCGGGCCAGCTCGTGGGCGAGGTGGCCGGCCCACCGCTCCACCGCGCGCGCGAGCGCCGGGGGCAGCGGGGTCGCCGCGGGCGTGTCGCTGGTCATGGGCGGCAGTCTAGCGGCGGCGCCACCCCTCCCCCGTGCCCTCGGCCAGGCCGCGCTCCTCGAGCCGGCGCAGCCCGCCGAGGACTTCGCGGGCGGACAGGCCCGCGACCCGGGCCAGTCGCTCCGGCCGGCTGCGGGCACGCAGCGGCAGGGCGTCGAGCAGCCGCCGGTCGGGCTCGTGCAGGCCGTCGACGTCGGCGGCCGGCGCCTCCGGCTCCGGGGCGGGCGCGGCGCCGAAGGGCTGGAGGAGCTCGAGCACCTCGTCGACGTCCGTCACGAGCACGGCCGTGCCCTCCCGCACGAGGCGGTGGCAGCCGGCGGAGGTGCCGGTCTGGACGCCGCCCGGCACGGCACCGACCGGCCGGCTGAGGGCGTCGGCGTGGTGGGCGGTGCTCAGCGCCCCCGAGCGCCACCGCGCCTCGACCACGACGGTCCCCGAGGACAGGGCGGCGATGAGGCGGTTGCGCTGCAGGAAGCGGAAGCGCCCGGGGGTCCCGCCCGGGGCGATCTCGGAGAGCAGCAGCCCGGACTCCGCGACCCGGGCGAGCAGCTGGGCGTTGCCCCGCGGGTAGAACCGGTCGACGCCCCCGGCCATGACCGAGACGGTCGGCGGCCGGGCCGTGCCCGTGGCGAGGGCGGCGCCGTGGGCGGCCTCGTCGATGCCGTAGGCCCCGCCCGAGACGACCGTCCAGCCGCGGGCCGCGAGTGCGCCCGCGAGGTCGAGGGCGACCCGCCGCCCGTAGTGGGAGCAGTCGCGGGCCCCGACGACGGACACGGCCCGGGACGCGGGGAAGCCCAGCAGCGCCCGGTCCCCGCGTCCCCACAGGCCCAGCGGGGCGGCCGCACCCAGGTCGGCGAGCGCCGCGGGCCAGTCCGGGTCCTCGGGCACGGCGAACCAGCCGCCGCACGCCCGCACGCGGGCGAGGTCGGCCGCGGGCTCGAGGGCCGCGGCACGGCCGGCCCACCGCTCGAGCGCCCGGCCCAGGGAGGCCTGGCGCGGAGGCAGGCCGGCCTCGGCGGCGGCGCGGGTGTAGGCGGCGTGCTCGGCCGCGCCGACGGGCCGCCGCCCTGCGGCGATCTCGAGGGCGGCGACGGGGCCCAGGACGGCGGGCAGCAGGGTGCCGGGCAGGTCGCCGGGCTCGAGCAGCCGGGAGAGCCCGGCGCGGGCCAGGCGCACGGTCTCGGGGACGGACGGGTCGGGGCGCACGGGCGGGTCCTCTCCTCGGGGGTGCGGGGGCTCAGGCGGGCACGAGGGAGCGGAACCACAGCGCGGTCTCGACGTCGTCCGCGTCGGGGGCGGCCCGCCCCTCGAGGTCGGCGAGCGTCCACGCCACGCGCAGGACGCGCTGGTGCCCGCGGGCGGTGAGCTCGCCCCGGTCCATGGCCCGCTCCAGCGGCGCGGTGACGGCCCGGCCGGGGCGCAGCGGGCCCTGCAGGAGGGCACCGCCGAGCTCGGCGTTGGTGCGCACCCCGTGCCGGTGCAGCCGCTGGGCCTGCGCGGCGCGCGCCGCGGCGACCCGCCGGGCCACGGAGGCCGTGGCCTCGCCCCTGCCGGTCTCCGCGGCGAGCTCCCCGTAGGAGACCCGGGGCACGGCGATCTGCAGGTCGATGCGGTCGAGCAGGGGGCCGCTGAGCCGGCCGAAGTAGCAGCGGCGCTCGCGCGGGGTGCACCGGCACTCGGCTCCGCGGCCCCCGGAGAGGCCGCAGGGGCAGGGGTTGGCCGCGAGGACCAGCTGGAAGCGGGCGGGGTAGGTCGCGGAGGCGATCGAGCGGTCGATGCGCACCCGTCCGGACTCCAGCGGCTGGCGCAGGGCGTCGACGACCCGGCGGTCGAACTCGGGGGCCTCGTCGAGGAACAGCACGCCGCGGTGCGCCCGCGAGGCCGCCCCCGGACGGGGGATGCCGGAGCCGCCGCCCAACAGGGCCGGGGCCGAGACGGTGTGGTGGGGCGCCTCGAAGGGCGGGCGCCGCACCAGGGCCGTGCACCGGCCGGCGGCCCCGTTGAGCGAGTGCACCGCGGTGACCTCCATGGCGGCGGCGTCGTCGAGGTCGGGCAGCAGCCCCGGCAGCCGCTCGGCCAGCATCGTCTTGCCGGAGCCGGGCGGGCCGACCATCAGCAGGTGGTGCCCGCCGGCCGCGGCGATCTCCAGCGCGAGCCGCCCCTCGGCCTGACCGGCCACCTCGGCGAGATCCGGGCCGGGCCGGGCGGCGTCCTCGTCGTCGGACCCCGGTGCCGGGCGCGGGGGCGGCGGCCCGGCGGGCGCGGGCCGGTGCAGCGGAGCCGGGTCGGCCCCGGCGGCGGCGAGGACGTCGGCGAGACAGGCGTGGCCCTCCACACGGGCCCCCGGCACGAGCCGGGCCTCGGCGGTGTTGGCGCCCGCGACCACCACGTGCTCGTGCCCGGCGCGCACCGCGGCCATCACGGCCGGGAGGATCCCCCGCACGGGGCGCAGCGCCCCGTCCAGGCCGAGCTCGGCGAGGTAGACGGTGCGGCCGGTGGGCGGGACCTTCCCGGCCGCCTGGAGGGCACTGACCACGATCGCGAGGTCGAACAGGGAGCCGCGCTTGGGCAGGGTCGCCGGGGTGAGGTTGACGGTGAGCTTGCGTGGGCTCAGGGGCAGGCCGGTGTTGCGGGCCGCGGCGCGCAGCCGCTCCCGCGCCTCGTTGAGCGCGGCGTCGGGCAGGCCCACGATGGAGAACGCCGGCAGGGTCTGGCCGATGTCGGCCTCCACCTCGACCATCGAGCCCTCCAGGCCCACGAGGGCCACCGCCCACGTGCGCGCGAAGCCCGTCACGGGGCCGTCTCCCCCGGGTGCACGGGCCCCGCGACGGCCCGTCGGACGGCACCGGCGGGATCAACGGCGCCGGGACGGCCGTGACCGCGGGACGGGCGGGCACCGGGAGCGGACCGGGTGCCGAGGGTGCGCCCGGCCCCGGGGCCGGGACCCCTGCCGGGAGCGGGAGCGGGACCGGCGCCGGCGGCGGGGCGGACCTCGACGACGGCGGCGGCCGGCCGGGCACCGCGGGCCGGCGCGGAGCAGCCGGGACCCAGCGGCTGCCCTCGGGCGGGACGGGGCGGGGTCGCCTCAGCGGGGCGGCGGGGCTCGGTGCGGGACGGGAGGAGCGGGGCAGTGGGACGGGGCATGGGACCCATGCTGGCCGCGACGGCCCCTCCCCGGCGGCGGCCGGTGGCGCCTGTGGAGGGGCCTCCCCGGTCAGCCCTGTCCGAGCAGGATGGGGAGCGAGGCCGCCGGGGCCTGCACGGGGTCGCCATCGGCCGCCGCGGCGACGGCCGCCACGAGCGTGGCCGCGGCCGTGGGAGCCGCCGTCCCCTCGGGCTGGTCCGCGGCCTCGTCCTGGGCGGCGGAGGTCACGGACGGCACGGGTTCGGGGACGGCCGTCGGCTCGGGTGGCGGCCACGCCCGTCGGGAGGACTCCGCGGACGCCTGGGAGGCTGTCGCGGTCGCCGAGGGCTCTGTGGTCGGTGTCTCGCCTGTGTTGCCGGCCGACCCGAGCGGGTCGTTCCCCCCGGTCCCGTCGGAGCCGGCCCCCGGTGACGGGGACGCGTTGTTCCCGTCACCGGCCGTCGGCTCGTTCCCCGGGGTGCTCCCGGAGCCGTCCCCGCCCGGACCGGCACCGTTGCCCGGTCCGTCGGTTCCGGGATTGTTGCCGTCCGTACCACCGGCCGGAGGTCCGCCGGGCGGGGGCTGCGCCGGTGCCTGGCCGGCCGGCTTCCCGGCGGGCGGCTCGGGCACGACCGGGGCGGGCGCCTCCGGTGCCGGGACCTCCTGCGCCGGCTCCTGCGCCGGCGGGGCGTCCTGGGCGGGTGCCTCCTGCGCCGGCCGGGCGGGGGGCGCAGGGGCCGGCTCCGCGAGCGGGGCCTCCTCCTCGACGACGGGCGGGGGCACGTCGTCGCCGGCGCGCTCGCGGCGCTGCTCGACGGTCGTGCCCACGGGGGCGGGACCCAGGGCGCGCTCGTGCGGGTAGGGCTTGAGCTCGACGTCGTCGAAGGACTCCGGCAGGGACTCGAAGTCCCCGATCAGCAGCTCCCGGCCGGTCGCGCCCGCGGGCACCACCCCGGTGTACTCGGCGACCAGCCCGTGCAGGCGGGCGTCGAGCGCGGCGCCCTGCGCGGGGTCGGGCACGCTGCCGTCCGCGCGCCAGTACCCGGCGGCGGTCGCGCGGTGCGGGTCCCAGTCCTCGAGGACGTCGACGGCCGGTTCGAACGGGAAGAACCCGCCCATGTGGCTGACGACCTTCAGCGACTCGATCTCCACGGGACGGGTGCCCTGCGAGTTGTCGATGTGCAGCTCGACGTAGGTCACGGGCTCGACGCGCAGGTCCTGGCGCAGCTGCTCCACCTCGTCGTCCGGTGCGGGCACGGTCGGCAGGTCGAAGGTGATGACGGCGCCGTCCGGCGTGGCCAGCTCGTAGGCCCCCTGCTGCAGCCCGGACTCGGCGGCGGTGACGGTCCCCGGGCGCTCGACCGCCCGCGGCTCGGGCGGATCCAGCAGGCTGCACCCCGTGAGCGCGAGCGCCACCGCGGTGGCCCCCAGTGCGGCCAGGGCTCGGCGTCGCCCCACGGTGCACCTCCGTCGTCGTCCCCGGTCCTCGACGGTCCCACAGTGGCACGTCCGGCGGGCCGTGTCACGCCGGGCAGGAGGGGCGTGTCTCACTCGATCTGCCGCAGCACCTCGATCCCGGCCGGGCCGCGGGCCGGCAGGAGCACGGCCACGGCGTCGACCCTGATCAGGAGGGGGTCCCGGCCGTGGCGGCGGGCCCAGGCCGCGGCGAGGCGGTGGAGGCGGGCGGACTTGCCCGGCGTAACGGACTCGAAGGGATGGCCGTAGCGCAGGCTCGAGCGGGTCTTGACCTCCACGACCACGAGCACGCCCTCGTGCTCGGCGACGAGGTCGGCCTCCCCGCGCACGCCGTCGCGGGCAGGGTCCGCCCGCCAGTTGCGGGCGAGCACCCGGTAGCCGTGCTCCTCGAGGTGGGCCGCGGCGAGCCGCTCACCGCGCGGGCCGAGGGCTTCGGGCACGGGGCGCCTCCTGCGGATCGTCGCGGGCCGGGACGGGGCCGGCCCCACCCATCGTGGCCCGGCGGGGCCGTGCCCGGCGCACCGGCGCGGGGGCTGTGCAGTGGCGGTGCGGCTGCAGACCACCGCAAAGGCGGGCAGCGCTCGTGCGGACGGCACCGGGTGGGGCCGCCAGCGGGCCGAGGGGGGCATCGTTCGTGCGGCCCTGGCCGCACCCGCGCTGTTGCCGGGAGGCGGGATCAGAGCCCGGCGGGGCTCTCCGGGCCGTCCCCGCCCGCGGGACCGGTCCCGGGCACGGCGAAGGGGTCGGCGTGGGCGAGCTCCTCCACGTTGACGTCCTTCACGCTGAGCACGCGCACGTTCTTCACGAACCGTGCGGAGCGGTAGACGTCCCAGACCCAGGCGTCCTTGAGCTCGACGTCGAAGTAGAGGGTCCCGCCGGTGTGCACCGGCTCGACGCGCACGGAGTTGGCGAGGTAGAACCGGCGGTCGGTCTCCACCACGAAGCGGAAGAGCTTGGCCACGTCCCGGTACTCCCGGTAGAGCTGCAGCTCCAGGCCCGTCTCGAAGTTCTCGAGCTCCTCGGCGCTCATGCCGTCCCCTCTCGGTCGGTGCGTCCGGGTCCGGGCGCCGGGCCCAGCCGCCAGCTCAGCCGGTGGTGCGGGCTG carries:
- a CDS encoding YifB family Mg chelatase-like AAA ATPase, coding for MVEVEADIGQTLPAFSIVGLPDAALNEARERLRAAARNTGLPLSPRKLTVNLTPATLPKRGSLFDLAIVVSALQAAGKVPPTGRTVYLAELGLDGALRPVRGILPAVMAAVRAGHEHVVVAGANTAEARLVPGARVEGHACLADVLAAAGADPAPLHRPAPAGPPPPRPAPGSDDEDAARPGPDLAEVAGQAEGRLALEIAAAGGHHLLMVGPPGSGKTMLAERLPGLLPDLDDAAAMEVTAVHSLNGAAGRCTALVRRPPFEAPHHTVSAPALLGGGSGIPRPGAASRAHRGVLFLDEAPEFDRRVVDALRQPLESGRVRIDRSIASATYPARFQLVLAANPCPCGLSGGRGAECRCTPRERRCYFGRLSGPLLDRIDLQIAVPRVSYGELAAETGRGEATASVARRVAAARAAQAQRLHRHGVRTNAELGGALLQGPLRPGRAVTAPLERAMDRGELTARGHQRVLRVAWTLADLEGRAAPDADDVETALWFRSLVPA
- a CDS encoding YraN family protein, whose amino-acid sequence is MPEALGPRGERLAAAHLEEHGYRVLARNWRADPARDGVRGEADLVAEHEGVLVVVEVKTRSSLRYGHPFESVTPGKSARLHRLAAAWARRHGRDPLLIRVDAVAVLLPARGPAGIEVLRQIE
- a CDS encoding DUF2469 domain-containing protein; the encoded protein is MSAEELENFETGLELQLYREYRDVAKLFRFVVETDRRFYLANSVRVEPVHTGGTLYFDVELKDAWVWDVYRSARFVKNVRVLSVKDVNVEELAHADPFAVPGTGPAGGDGPESPAGL